One window of the Benincasa hispida cultivar B227 chromosome 3, ASM972705v1, whole genome shotgun sequence genome contains the following:
- the LOC120073651 gene encoding uncharacterized mitochondrial protein AtMg00810-like, with protein MASNNTLQTALLYVDDIIITGTNPRVISKLVTTLDSKFAVKDLGQLHYFLEVQLHTVLDGVLLKQEKYVKDLLHHLDLGDLKPAPSPSVLNNQLSISDGTPLDNPYIYRSTIGALQYLTTTRLDITYAVNHLSQYLKKPTDVHW; from the exons ATGGCCTCAAACAACACACTGCAAACAGCACTAT tatatgttgatgatataatTATCACTGGCACCAATCCGCGGGTAATCAGCAAGCTTGTAACAACCTTGGACTCCAAGTTTGCTGTAAAGGATCTTGGCCAACTCCATTACTTCCTTGAAGTCCAACTACACACTGTCCTCGATGGAGTTCTACTGAAGCAGGAAAAGTATGTCAAGGACCTACTTCACCATCTTGACCTTGGAGATCTAAAACCGGCACCCTCTCCGAGTGTTCTAAACAATCAACTCTCCATCTCCGATGGCACTCCTCTTGACAATCCCTATATCTATCGAAGCACGATTGGTGCCCTACAGTACTTAACCACTACGAGACTTGACATTACATATGCGGTTAATCATCTAAGTCAGTACTTAAAGAAACCTACGGACGTTCACTGGTAA